In a genomic window of Oncorhynchus kisutch isolate 150728-3 linkage group LG9, Okis_V2, whole genome shotgun sequence:
- the LOC109864517 gene encoding inactive histone-lysine N-methyltransferase 2E isoform X9, which translates to MSIVIPVGVDTADTSYLEMAAGSEPESVEASPVVVEKSSYPHQIYSISSHHSHSYIGLPYADHNYGARPPPTPPASPPPSMLIQPGEGLFVPGGLQDEASRGTTLSTSEDGSYGADITRCICGFTHDDGYMICCDKCSVWQHIDCMGIDRQHIPETYLCERCQPRILDRDRAIVLQTRKRENMSGEWRDDGDTSATESGDEVPLELYTAFQHTPTSITLTTGRLAGNKQADKKRKRSGDKEPVATSARAKKAFREGSRKSSRVKGGAPEMEPGEHPSLWENKMKAWMEAYEDAGSNQYSEDVQILLRVKEAGDGKTLAYNTHTATFKPPVESQVQKNKKILKAVRDLAPDSLIIEYRGKFMLRQQFEANGCFFKRPYPFVLFYSKFDGLEMCVDARSFGNEARFIRRSCTPNSEVRHVLEDGMLHLYIYSLRSISKGTEITIGFDYDYGCCKYKVDCACVRGNPECPVLKYNLEPTENLEASSRRRGRKDKEPMMQRGDHLDLSQNQNMTLDCDGRTKGLGADGKQRKLSPLRLSISNNQDPTELEGVEDQPDNSVSSEVEMESEETIAERKRKMASPAEESHLQGVGASSCLGLSKPETREERKMEAILQAFARMEKREKRREQALEKIGTKSEGGIKEEPPATPEADIQSPGIMTPLLEVKEEPGLNKPTPAKLRGSKQRKSFSRSRTHIGQQRRRARTISTCSDIPPGSPGELLDPLANDGPDVEASRDPEPEALSSHAPDTSPPYSGSPAPDRNRSGQKYPKTKKHLVSEWCVDKQERSLRTPEPIPERPLRISSDLEVLATQLNALPGMGPGPHVYSTPKHYVRFSSPFLANRSPTTPGVPTGRRRSRELPDTPPTSGSCKKRWLKQALEEETTTPPPSSGRPTLVMPSEGPLSPPINGDSDSPLPYNGSYTLPGEDSELPTPLKKRRLCPLDACMSESSTPYGSPCATPTRADLSETPGTPLLLATPPRVTRMEEPSPEALPSTPTHTLSAPQESESSLDSSPEGSRRPSPQEAERPPSLLSSPCVAVRAPSLEVLPPHEAKISAPLSPQPPTAESQDCGGEEGPETGAEGSSEAPPTDPASSSLLSPWMKSPERVGLSGPGGLSFSPINSNLRDLTPSHTLEPILAFRPEAVAVAGVVTVTVPVPLAAGPFTEAAGSLFYPCPEEGGTLAFSRSLSGDSTGEGGSGQNPPQKKKVSLLEYRKRQREAQRSGSKMECGSPVSTTPTLVEMFPLPMETTQEPPPLAPAPAQAPVAPTPPESNTPQPSEDTEPPVEGEREGGEGQWTSSTSVEQARERGYHRALSLSDHSKDKDGETEGSEAPVRDCSSPSLQRTPTHTPCSSGPSSPSQPGSRPVKEEESDSRPRTPSQAAPQQPSKPAVPKTAPLTPTKLHPAAPSLLHSPNPQAQGSPYRSQRAFLFAPPQSQPQAQPGLPLFSQYSPQSAPPPPPAPPASAVYFPSQSASTVGSFPGFKPSVMSPFTPGAQPLLQTLPPHTLHYQSSTTPPPPPPPPPQHPGPGPALLHVNLQPPPVQQHQLLLTTAPQSSLPPPPPPPPQGQTHQLQQPSASTLLSLNQGLPLPPPPPPPPASSTGVPMQVQAPHHFQNLGGFPTPLMHTGGTANPSVPPSTYPPPHQQTGLPPPPPPPQQQTQPAQAVPTATPMPSGTRGAPASPAPFHNAGYLGTGWH; encoded by the exons ATGAGCATAGTGATCCCTGTAGGGGTGGACACAGCAGACACCTCATACCTGGAAATGGCTGCAGGCTCAGA aCCTGAATCAGTAGAGGCCAGCCCTGTGGTGGTGGAGAAGTCCAGCTACCCGCACCAGATCTACAGCATTAGCTCTCACCACTCCCACAGTTACATTGGGCTGCCCTACGCC GACCACAACTATGGGGCGCGCCccccgcccactcccccggcctcccctcccccctccatgcTGATCCAGCCAGGCGAGGGGCTGTTTGTGCCGGGGGGCCTGCAGGACGAGGCTTCCAGGGGCACCACACTCAGCACCTCGGAGGACGGCAGCTACGGGGCCGACATCACCCGCTGCATCTGTGGCTTCACCCACGACGACGGCTACATGATCTGCTGCGACAAGTGCAG tgTGTGGCAGCACATAGACTGTATGGGGATCGACAGGCAGCACATTCCTGAGACGTATCTGTGTGAGCGCTGCCAGCCGCGCATCCTGGACAGAGACCGGGCCATCGTGCTGCAGACCCGCAAGAGGGAGAACatgtccggtgagtggagagatg ACGGGGACACCAGTGCCACAGAGAGTGGGGACGAGGTGCCGCTGGAGTTGTACACGGCCTTCCAGCACACGCCCACCAGCATCACACTCACCACCGGCCGCCTGGCGGGCAACAAGCAGGCCGACAAGAAACGCAAGAGGAGCGGAGACAAGGAGCCTGTCGCCACCTCGGCCCGAGCCAAGAAG GCGTTCCGTGAGGGCTCCAGGAAGTCCTCCAGAGTGAAGGGTGGCGCTCCAGAAATGGAGCCCGGGGAGCACCCGTCTCTGTGGGAGAACAAGATGAAGGCTTGGATGGAGGCCTACGAGGATGCCGGCAGCAACCAGTACAGCGAGGACGTCCAGATCCTGCTCCGCGTCAAGGAGGCCGGCGACGGCAAGACCCTggcctacaacacacacacagccaccttCAAACCGCCCGTGGAG AGCCAGGTTCAGAAGAACAAGAAGATCCTGAAGGCAGTGAGGGATTTGGCTCCAGACTCCCTCATCATAGAGTACAGGGGCAAGTTCATGCTGCGACAGCAGTTTGAGGCCAACGGATGCTTCTTCAAGAG GCCGTACCCCTTTGTGTTGTTCTACTCAAAGTTTGACGGGCTGGAGATGTGCGTGGACGCCCGCAGCTTTGGCAATGAGGCCCGCTTCATCCGACGCTCCTGCACCCCCAACTCTGAG GTGCGTCATGTATTAGAGGATGGTATGCTCCATTTGTACATTTACTCTTTGAGGTCCATCAGCAAAGGCACCGAGATCACCATAGGCTTCGACTATGACTATGGCTGCTG tAAATACAAGGTGGACTGTGCATGTGTGAGGGGGAACCCAGAGTGCCCGGTGCTGAAGTACAACCTGGAGCCCACAGAGAACCTGGAGGCCAGCAGCCGCCGGCGGGGCCGCAAGGACAAGGAGCCCATGATGCAGCGAGGGGACCACCTGGACCTGAGCCAGAATCAGAACATGACCCTGGACTGTGACGGCAGGACCAAGGGCCTGGGGGCCGACGGCAAGCAGAGGAAGCTATCGCCCCTCCGCCTCTCCATTTCCAACAACCAG GATCCTACAGAGTTAGAGGGTGTAGAAGACCAACCTGATAACTCCGTTAGCAGTGAAGTAGAGATGGAGTCAGAGGAGACcattgcagagagaaagaggaagatg GCCAGCCCAGCGGAGGAGTCCCATCTGCAAGGCGTGGGGGCCTCCAGCTGTCTGGGACTGAGTAAACCGGAG acCCGTgaagagaggaagatggaggccATCCTGCAGGCCTTTGCCCGcatggagaagagggagaagaggcggGAGCAGGCCCTGGAGAAGATCGGCACCAAGTCAGAGGGGGGCATCAAGGAGGAGCCCCCTGCCACCCCCGAGGCCGACATACAGTCTCCTGGTATCATGACT CCCCTGCTAGAGGTGAAGGAGGAGCCGGGTCTCAACAAGCCCACGCCGGCCAAGCTGCGAGGCAGCAAGCAGAGGAAGAGCTTCTCGCGGAGCCGCACCCACATTGGGCAGCAGCGGCGGCGAGCGCGAACCATCAGCACCTGCTCTGACATACCTCCCGGCTCGCCTGGGGAACTCCTGGACCCCCTGGCCAATGACGGCCCAGACGTAGAGGCCTCCAGGGACCCCGAGCCAGAGGCCCTCTCCTCCCATGCCCCCGACACCAGCCCCCCTTACAGTGGCTCCCCGGCCCCTGACAGAAACCGCTCCGGGCAGAAGTACCCCAAAACTAAAAAG caCTTAGTGAGTGAGTGGTGCGTCGACAAGCAGGAGCGGTCATTGCGGACCCCAGAGCCGATCCCGGAGAGGCCCCTGAGGATCAGCAGCGACCTGGAGGTGCTGGCCACCCAGCTCAACGCCCTGCCCGGCATGGGCCCCGGCCCGCACGTCTATAGCACGCCCAAACACTACGTCCGCTTCTCCTCGCCCTTCCTGGCCAACCGCAGCCCCACCACCCCTGGGGTGCCCACCGGACGCCGGCGTTCCCGCGAGCTGCCCGACACGCCGCCCACCTCAGGCTCCTGCAAGAAG CGCTGGCTGAAGCAGGCTCTAGAGGAGGAGACCACCACCCCTCCACCCAGCAGCGGCCGGCCCACCCTGGTCATGCCTAGCGAGGGCCCTCTCAGCCCTCCTATCAACGGGGACTCTGACAGCCCACTCCCCTACAATGGAAGCTACACCTTGCCAGGTGAGGACTCTG AGTTGCCCACTCCTCTGAAGAAGCGACGTCTGTGTCCACTGGATGCCTGCATGTCAGAGAGCTCCACCCCCTACGGCTCTCCCTGCGCCACGCCAACCCGGGCCGACCTATCAGAGACGCCGGGTACACCCCTGCTGCTGGCCACGCCACCCCGCGTCACCCGTATGGAGGAGCCGAGCCCCGAGGCTCTACCAagcactcctacacacacactcagtgccCCGCAGGAA AGCGAGTCTTCCCTGGACAGCTCACCAGAGGGCAGTCGCAGACCCAGCCCCCAAGAAGCTGAGCGGCCACCTTCGCTGCTCTCCTCCCCCTGTGTAGCGGTCAGGGCTCCCAGTCTGGAGGTGTTGCCCCCCCACGAGGCCAAGATCAGCGCCCCCCTGAGCCCCCAGCCCCCCACCGCCGAGTCCCAGGactgtgggggagaggaggggccaGAGACCGGGGCTGAGGGTAGCAGCGAGGCCCCCCCCACAGACCcagcctcttcctccctcctctccccctggatGAAGAGTCCAGAGAGAGTGGGTCTGTCAGGGCCAGGGGGTCTGTCCTTCTCCCCCATCAACTCTAACCTGAGGGACCTTACCCCCTCACACACCCTGGAGCCCATCTTGGCCTTCAGGCCTGAGGCGGTGGCTGTGGCTGGTGTTGTGACAGTGACTGTACCAGTACCCTTGGCAGCAGGACCCTTCACAGAGGCTGCAGGGTCTCTCTTCTACCCCTGCCCTGAGGAGGGGGGAACGCTGGCCTTCTCTCGTTCACTAAGTGGAGACAGCACCGGAGAGGGAGGGTCAGGACAGAATCCCCCACAGAAGAAAAAG GTGTCTTTGCTGGAGTACAGGAAACGTCAGCGTGAGGCGCAGCGCAGCGGCTCCAAAATGGAATGCGGCTCGCCTGTCTCTACAACACCTACCCTGGTGGAGATGTTCCCTCTGCCCATGGAGACCACCCAAGAGCCTCCACCCCTGGCTCCTGCTCCGGCCCAAGCTCCAGTGGCCCCCACCCCGCCTGAGTCAAATACCCCCCAGCCCAGTGAGGACACAGAGCCCCCTgtcgagggggagagagaggggggagagggacagtGGACCTCGTCCACCTCGGTGGAGCAGGCAAGAGAGCGTGGCTACCACAGAGCCCTGTCGCTTAGTGACCACAGCAAGGacaaag ATGGAGAGACCGAGGGCAGTGAGGCCCCGGTCAGAGATTGTTCATCTCCTAGCCTGCAGAGGACCCCAACCCACACG cCGTGTTCTTCTGGCCCCAGCAGCCCGTCCCAGCCTGGCAGTCGCccagtgaaggaggaggagagtgacagcCGGCCTCGGACCCCTTCCCAGGCCGCCCCACAGCAGCCCAGCAAGCCTGCCGTACCCAAGACAGCCCCCCTGACCCCCACCAAGCTACACCCTGCTGCCCCCTCACTCCTCCACTCCCCCAACCCCCAGGCTCAGGGCTCCCCTTACCGCAGCCAGAGGGCCTTCCTCTTTGCTCCTCCTCAGTCCCAGCCACAGGCTCAACCAGGGCTGCCCCTCTTCTCCCAGTACAGCCCACAGTccgctccacctcctccaccagcaCCTCCAGCCTCAGCGGTCTACTTCCCCAGCCAGTCAGCCTCCACCGTGGGATCCTTCCCTGGGTTCAAGCCTTCCGTGATGTCCCCATTCACCCCTGGAGCCCAGCCCCTCCTGCAGACTCTTCCTCCCCACACCCTGCACTACCAGAGCTCTAccactccccctcctcctccccctcccccaccacaacACCCTGGGCCCGGCCCGGCCCTGCTACACGTTAACCTGCAGCCTCCTCCTGTCCAGCAGCACCAGCTCCTCCTGACCACAGCCccccagtcctccctccctcctcctccgccACCTCCCCCACAGGGCCAGACCCACCAGCTGCAGCAGCCCAGTGCCAGCACCCTCCTGTCACTCAACCAGGGCCtgcctcttcctccacccccaccccctcctcctgcctcctccacCGGTGTCCCCATGCAAGTGCAGGCCCCTCACCACTTTCAGAACTTGGGGGGCTTTCCAACCCCGCTGATGCACACCGGCGGTACCGCTAACCCCTCGGTGCCCCCCTCCACCTACCCCCCGCCCCACCAGCAGACTGGactgcccccccctcctccccctccccagcaGCAGACTCAGCCGGCCCAGGCCGTGCCCACCGCCACTCCGATGCCCAGCGGAACACGTGGGGCCCCTGCGTCCCCCGCCCCCTTTCACAACGCTGGGTACCTGGGCACGGGGTGGCACTGA
- the LOC109864517 gene encoding inactive histone-lysine N-methyltransferase 2E isoform X12 — MSIVIPVGVDTADTSYLEMAAGSEPESVEASPVVVEKSSYPHQIYSISSHHSHSYIGLPYADHNYGARPPPTPPASPPPSMLIQPGEGLFVPGGLQDEASRGTTLSTSEDGSYGADITRCICGFTHDDGYMICCDKCSVWQHIDCMGIDRQHIPETYLCERCQPRILDRDRAIVLQTRKRENMSDGDTSATESGDEVPLELYTAFQHTPTSITLTTGRLAGNKQADKKRKRSGDKEPVATSARAKKAFREGSRKSSRVKGGAPEMEPGEHPSLWENKMKAWMEAYEDAGSNQYSEDVQILLRVKEAGDGKTLAYNTHTATFKPPVESQVQKNKKILKAVRDLAPDSLIIEYRGKFMLRQQFEANGCFFKRPYPFVLFYSKFDGLEMCVDARSFGNEARFIRRSCTPNSEVRHVLEDGMLHLYIYSLRSISKGTEITIGFDYDYGCCKYKVDCACVRGNPECPVLKYNLEPTENLEASSRRRGRKDKEPMMQRGDHLDLSQNQNMTLDCDGRTKGLGADGKQRKLSPLRLSISNNQDPTELEGVEDQPDNSVSSEVEMESEETIAERKRKMTREERKMEAILQAFARMEKREKRREQALEKIGTKSEGGIKEEPPATPEADIQSPGIMTPLLEVKEEPGLNKPTPAKLRGSKQRKSFSRSRTHIGQQRRRARTISTCSDIPPGSPGELLDPLANDGPDVEASRDPEPEALSSHAPDTSPPYSGSPAPDRNRSGQKYPKTKKHLVSEWCVDKQERSLRTPEPIPERPLRISSDLEVLATQLNALPGMGPGPHVYSTPKHYVRFSSPFLANRSPTTPGVPTGRRRSRELPDTPPTSGSCKKRWLKQALEEETTTPPPSSGRPTLVMPSEGPLSPPINGDSDSPLPYNGSYTLPELPTPLKKRRLCPLDACMSESSTPYGSPCATPTRADLSETPGTPLLLATPPRVTRMEEPSPEALPSTPTHTLSAPQESESSLDSSPEGSRRPSPQEAERPPSLLSSPCVAVRAPSLEVLPPHEAKISAPLSPQPPTAESQDCGGEEGPETGAEGSSEAPPTDPASSSLLSPWMKSPERVGLSGPGGLSFSPINSNLRDLTPSHTLEPILAFRPEAVAVAGVVTVTVPVPLAAGPFTEAAGSLFYPCPEEGGTLAFSRSLSGDSTGEGGSGQNPPQKKKVSLLEYRKRQREAQRSGSKMECGSPVSTTPTLVEMFPLPMETTQEPPPLAPAPAQAPVAPTPPESNTPQPSEDTEPPVEGEREGGEGQWTSSTSVEQARERGYHRALSLSDHSKDKDGETEGSEAPVRDCSSPSLQRTPTHTPCSSGPSSPSQPGSRPVKEEESDSRPRTPSQAAPQQPSKPAVPKTAPLTPTKLHPAAPSLLHSPNPQAQGSPYRSQRAFLFAPPQSQPQAQPGLPLFSQYSPQSAPPPPPAPPASAVYFPSQSASTVGSFPGFKPSVMSPFTPGAQPLLQTLPPHTLHYQSSTTPPPPPPPPPQHPGPGPALLHVNLQPPPVQQHQLLLTTAPQSSLPPPPPPPPQGQTHQLQQPSASTLLSLNQGLPLPPPPPPPPASSTGVPMQVQAPHHFQNLGGFPTPLMHTGGTANPSVPPSTYPPPHQQTGLPPPPPPPQQQTQPAQAVPTATPMPSGTRGAPASPAPFHNAGYLGTGWH, encoded by the exons ATGAGCATAGTGATCCCTGTAGGGGTGGACACAGCAGACACCTCATACCTGGAAATGGCTGCAGGCTCAGA aCCTGAATCAGTAGAGGCCAGCCCTGTGGTGGTGGAGAAGTCCAGCTACCCGCACCAGATCTACAGCATTAGCTCTCACCACTCCCACAGTTACATTGGGCTGCCCTACGCC GACCACAACTATGGGGCGCGCCccccgcccactcccccggcctcccctcccccctccatgcTGATCCAGCCAGGCGAGGGGCTGTTTGTGCCGGGGGGCCTGCAGGACGAGGCTTCCAGGGGCACCACACTCAGCACCTCGGAGGACGGCAGCTACGGGGCCGACATCACCCGCTGCATCTGTGGCTTCACCCACGACGACGGCTACATGATCTGCTGCGACAAGTGCAG tgTGTGGCAGCACATAGACTGTATGGGGATCGACAGGCAGCACATTCCTGAGACGTATCTGTGTGAGCGCTGCCAGCCGCGCATCCTGGACAGAGACCGGGCCATCGTGCTGCAGACCCGCAAGAGGGAGAACatgtccg ACGGGGACACCAGTGCCACAGAGAGTGGGGACGAGGTGCCGCTGGAGTTGTACACGGCCTTCCAGCACACGCCCACCAGCATCACACTCACCACCGGCCGCCTGGCGGGCAACAAGCAGGCCGACAAGAAACGCAAGAGGAGCGGAGACAAGGAGCCTGTCGCCACCTCGGCCCGAGCCAAGAAG GCGTTCCGTGAGGGCTCCAGGAAGTCCTCCAGAGTGAAGGGTGGCGCTCCAGAAATGGAGCCCGGGGAGCACCCGTCTCTGTGGGAGAACAAGATGAAGGCTTGGATGGAGGCCTACGAGGATGCCGGCAGCAACCAGTACAGCGAGGACGTCCAGATCCTGCTCCGCGTCAAGGAGGCCGGCGACGGCAAGACCCTggcctacaacacacacacagccaccttCAAACCGCCCGTGGAG AGCCAGGTTCAGAAGAACAAGAAGATCCTGAAGGCAGTGAGGGATTTGGCTCCAGACTCCCTCATCATAGAGTACAGGGGCAAGTTCATGCTGCGACAGCAGTTTGAGGCCAACGGATGCTTCTTCAAGAG GCCGTACCCCTTTGTGTTGTTCTACTCAAAGTTTGACGGGCTGGAGATGTGCGTGGACGCCCGCAGCTTTGGCAATGAGGCCCGCTTCATCCGACGCTCCTGCACCCCCAACTCTGAG GTGCGTCATGTATTAGAGGATGGTATGCTCCATTTGTACATTTACTCTTTGAGGTCCATCAGCAAAGGCACCGAGATCACCATAGGCTTCGACTATGACTATGGCTGCTG tAAATACAAGGTGGACTGTGCATGTGTGAGGGGGAACCCAGAGTGCCCGGTGCTGAAGTACAACCTGGAGCCCACAGAGAACCTGGAGGCCAGCAGCCGCCGGCGGGGCCGCAAGGACAAGGAGCCCATGATGCAGCGAGGGGACCACCTGGACCTGAGCCAGAATCAGAACATGACCCTGGACTGTGACGGCAGGACCAAGGGCCTGGGGGCCGACGGCAAGCAGAGGAAGCTATCGCCCCTCCGCCTCTCCATTTCCAACAACCAG GATCCTACAGAGTTAGAGGGTGTAGAAGACCAACCTGATAACTCCGTTAGCAGTGAAGTAGAGATGGAGTCAGAGGAGACcattgcagagagaaagaggaagatg acCCGTgaagagaggaagatggaggccATCCTGCAGGCCTTTGCCCGcatggagaagagggagaagaggcggGAGCAGGCCCTGGAGAAGATCGGCACCAAGTCAGAGGGGGGCATCAAGGAGGAGCCCCCTGCCACCCCCGAGGCCGACATACAGTCTCCTGGTATCATGACT CCCCTGCTAGAGGTGAAGGAGGAGCCGGGTCTCAACAAGCCCACGCCGGCCAAGCTGCGAGGCAGCAAGCAGAGGAAGAGCTTCTCGCGGAGCCGCACCCACATTGGGCAGCAGCGGCGGCGAGCGCGAACCATCAGCACCTGCTCTGACATACCTCCCGGCTCGCCTGGGGAACTCCTGGACCCCCTGGCCAATGACGGCCCAGACGTAGAGGCCTCCAGGGACCCCGAGCCAGAGGCCCTCTCCTCCCATGCCCCCGACACCAGCCCCCCTTACAGTGGCTCCCCGGCCCCTGACAGAAACCGCTCCGGGCAGAAGTACCCCAAAACTAAAAAG caCTTAGTGAGTGAGTGGTGCGTCGACAAGCAGGAGCGGTCATTGCGGACCCCAGAGCCGATCCCGGAGAGGCCCCTGAGGATCAGCAGCGACCTGGAGGTGCTGGCCACCCAGCTCAACGCCCTGCCCGGCATGGGCCCCGGCCCGCACGTCTATAGCACGCCCAAACACTACGTCCGCTTCTCCTCGCCCTTCCTGGCCAACCGCAGCCCCACCACCCCTGGGGTGCCCACCGGACGCCGGCGTTCCCGCGAGCTGCCCGACACGCCGCCCACCTCAGGCTCCTGCAAGAAG CGCTGGCTGAAGCAGGCTCTAGAGGAGGAGACCACCACCCCTCCACCCAGCAGCGGCCGGCCCACCCTGGTCATGCCTAGCGAGGGCCCTCTCAGCCCTCCTATCAACGGGGACTCTGACAGCCCACTCCCCTACAATGGAAGCTACACCTTGCCAG AGTTGCCCACTCCTCTGAAGAAGCGACGTCTGTGTCCACTGGATGCCTGCATGTCAGAGAGCTCCACCCCCTACGGCTCTCCCTGCGCCACGCCAACCCGGGCCGACCTATCAGAGACGCCGGGTACACCCCTGCTGCTGGCCACGCCACCCCGCGTCACCCGTATGGAGGAGCCGAGCCCCGAGGCTCTACCAagcactcctacacacacactcagtgccCCGCAGGAA AGCGAGTCTTCCCTGGACAGCTCACCAGAGGGCAGTCGCAGACCCAGCCCCCAAGAAGCTGAGCGGCCACCTTCGCTGCTCTCCTCCCCCTGTGTAGCGGTCAGGGCTCCCAGTCTGGAGGTGTTGCCCCCCCACGAGGCCAAGATCAGCGCCCCCCTGAGCCCCCAGCCCCCCACCGCCGAGTCCCAGGactgtgggggagaggaggggccaGAGACCGGGGCTGAGGGTAGCAGCGAGGCCCCCCCCACAGACCcagcctcttcctccctcctctccccctggatGAAGAGTCCAGAGAGAGTGGGTCTGTCAGGGCCAGGGGGTCTGTCCTTCTCCCCCATCAACTCTAACCTGAGGGACCTTACCCCCTCACACACCCTGGAGCCCATCTTGGCCTTCAGGCCTGAGGCGGTGGCTGTGGCTGGTGTTGTGACAGTGACTGTACCAGTACCCTTGGCAGCAGGACCCTTCACAGAGGCTGCAGGGTCTCTCTTCTACCCCTGCCCTGAGGAGGGGGGAACGCTGGCCTTCTCTCGTTCACTAAGTGGAGACAGCACCGGAGAGGGAGGGTCAGGACAGAATCCCCCACAGAAGAAAAAG GTGTCTTTGCTGGAGTACAGGAAACGTCAGCGTGAGGCGCAGCGCAGCGGCTCCAAAATGGAATGCGGCTCGCCTGTCTCTACAACACCTACCCTGGTGGAGATGTTCCCTCTGCCCATGGAGACCACCCAAGAGCCTCCACCCCTGGCTCCTGCTCCGGCCCAAGCTCCAGTGGCCCCCACCCCGCCTGAGTCAAATACCCCCCAGCCCAGTGAGGACACAGAGCCCCCTgtcgagggggagagagaggggggagagggacagtGGACCTCGTCCACCTCGGTGGAGCAGGCAAGAGAGCGTGGCTACCACAGAGCCCTGTCGCTTAGTGACCACAGCAAGGacaaag ATGGAGAGACCGAGGGCAGTGAGGCCCCGGTCAGAGATTGTTCATCTCCTAGCCTGCAGAGGACCCCAACCCACACG cCGTGTTCTTCTGGCCCCAGCAGCCCGTCCCAGCCTGGCAGTCGCccagtgaaggaggaggagagtgacagcCGGCCTCGGACCCCTTCCCAGGCCGCCCCACAGCAGCCCAGCAAGCCTGCCGTACCCAAGACAGCCCCCCTGACCCCCACCAAGCTACACCCTGCTGCCCCCTCACTCCTCCACTCCCCCAACCCCCAGGCTCAGGGCTCCCCTTACCGCAGCCAGAGGGCCTTCCTCTTTGCTCCTCCTCAGTCCCAGCCACAGGCTCAACCAGGGCTGCCCCTCTTCTCCCAGTACAGCCCACAGTccgctccacctcctccaccagcaCCTCCAGCCTCAGCGGTCTACTTCCCCAGCCAGTCAGCCTCCACCGTGGGATCCTTCCCTGGGTTCAAGCCTTCCGTGATGTCCCCATTCACCCCTGGAGCCCAGCCCCTCCTGCAGACTCTTCCTCCCCACACCCTGCACTACCAGAGCTCTAccactccccctcctcctccccctcccccaccacaacACCCTGGGCCCGGCCCGGCCCTGCTACACGTTAACCTGCAGCCTCCTCCTGTCCAGCAGCACCAGCTCCTCCTGACCACAGCCccccagtcctccctccctcctcctccgccACCTCCCCCACAGGGCCAGACCCACCAGCTGCAGCAGCCCAGTGCCAGCACCCTCCTGTCACTCAACCAGGGCCtgcctcttcctccacccccaccccctcctcctgcctcctccacCGGTGTCCCCATGCAAGTGCAGGCCCCTCACCACTTTCAGAACTTGGGGGGCTTTCCAACCCCGCTGATGCACACCGGCGGTACCGCTAACCCCTCGGTGCCCCCCTCCACCTACCCCCCGCCCCACCAGCAGACTGGactgcccccccctcctccccctccccagcaGCAGACTCAGCCGGCCCAGGCCGTGCCCACCGCCACTCCGATGCCCAGCGGAACACGTGGGGCCCCTGCGTCCCCCGCCCCCTTTCACAACGCTGGGTACCTGGGCACGGGGTGGCACTGA